GAGCCACCGTCCGAAGCCGCGCTGGGAGCCGGAGGGGCCGTCGTCGTCCCAGCGGATGGGGTCGGCCTCCTGGGCAGCCAGCGCCGCGGCCATGCCGGTGGCGCCCGGTTCGGGGGCGGCGGAGGCGGTGGTGGCGGCCGTCTCCGGCCCGGGGGTGTCCCGGTGTCCGCGGGGGTCCTGGGGTGCGGGGGAGCTGCTCACGAGTTGATCTCCTCGAGGGCCTTGGTGCGGCTGAAGCTGACGGCGGAGACGGTGGCCACGATCAGGAAGATCACGATCGACAGGGCCGAGGCGAGGCCGAAGTCACGGCCCACCCCGGAGAACGCGGTCTTGTAGACCACCGTGATCAGGATGTCCGTGGCGCCGATGTTGCCCGAGGCGTCCGGGAACTGCGGGCCGCCGCCGGTCAGCATGTAGATGATGTTGAAGTTGTTGAAGTTGAAGGCGAACGAGGAGATCAGCAGGGGGGCCACCGACACCAGCAGCAGGGGCAGCTTGATGGAGCGGAAGATCCGCCACGCGCTGGCACCGTCCATCTTGGCGGCCTCGTCCACGTCCTCGGGGAGCGACTGCAGGGCGCCCGTGGTCACCAGGAACATGTAGGGGAAGCCGAGCCAGAGGTTCACCAGGAGGACGGAGAACTTGGCGAGCCACGGGTCCGTGAGCCACTGGATGTCGGCCCCGCCGAACAGGGTGCTGTTGACGAATCCGAACTCCGGGTTCAGCAGGCCGGACCACACGAGGCCGGACAGGAACGCCGGGAAGGCGTAGGGGAGGATCATCAGCACGCGGTAGACGCGCCGGCCGCGCATGGTGGCCTTGTTGAAGGTGATCGCCAGGAGCAGCCCGAGCACGAACGTGGTGGCCACGGACAGGAACGCGAACGCGAACGTCCACACGGTCACGCGGATGAGCGGGTCCCGCAGCTGGGGGTCGGTGAACGCCTTGGTGAAGTTCTCCAGGCCCACGAACACCCGCCAGCCGTTCTGCAGGGTGCTCCCGTCCTCCGCCGCGAACTGCCCCTCGCCGTTGTCGCGGTAGACGGTGCCGTCCTGGGTGTCCGTGAAGGTGTCCGAGGCGGCGTCGTACTTCAGGGCGGGGGCGTAGGCGTAGGCGACCGAGCCGTCCTGGGTCTTGAGCGAGCCCGCGGCCGGGTCGTCCGAGAGGGGGACGTCCAGCTCGGCGACCTCGCCCTGACGGCTCAGCAGGTCCCCGAAGGTGAGGGGGGTGTACCCCTCCGCGGCGACCGGGCGGTCCCCGGAGACCTCCGCCTCCACGGGCTCGAGGGGGCTCTCCGAGGAGCCGACCATGGCCTGCCCGTCCTGGACGGTGAGCAGGTGCAGCTCCCCGCCGCGGTCCACCACCGTGACCGGGTAGGCGGGGGAGTCCGGCACGCGCACGCTCGAGGACCGTTGGATGGCCTCGATGGCGGCGGGCTTGTCCGAGTTGTGCCCGTCACCGTAGTTCGTGAAGGCGATGTAGGAGGAGTACAGCACCACGAACACCTGGAACAGCACCAGGAAGAACACGCCCGGGGCCAGGTACTTCGCGGGCAGTCCGCCCCGGCGGAGGTAGATCCAGTTGATCAGCAGGGTCACGGCCAGCGTCACCGCGAAGACCACCCAGTCGCCGGCGGCGGCGAGCTGGAACAGCACGAAGCCCGCGAACGCGTCTACGAGCCCCAGCAGGACGATCTTGACCAGGGTGCCCGTCAGCCCGTCGGGGCCGCGTCCGGCCGCACCGCGACGCCGGGCGGGGGCGTCGTCGTCGGGGGCGCCCGTGCGGTCCGGCGCCGTGGAAGTCGTGCTCATGGTCCCTCATCCGGCCCAGACGGGCCCTCGTCGGTGGTGTGCGGCGGGGTGCGCCTCCGGAGACCGTCACGGCCGCCGGAGGCGAGCGTCCCGCCGCGGGCCCGCACCGGGGCCCGCGACGGGACGGGGGTCACTTCCCGAGCTTGCCCTCGATGTCGGACACCATCTTCTTCCAGGCCTCGGCCGGCTCGGCCTCGCCCTTGATGATGCGCATCTCGGCGGAGCCCCAGTACTCGAACACGGCGCCCATCTCCGGGGCGGCGGGCATCGGGACGCCCTCCTTGGCGATCTCGCCGAACGCCTTGACGACCTCGTCCTCCGCCGCCTTGTCGAAGGAGGCCGTCAGGGCGGGGGCGCGCTTGCCCTCCTGGTACAGGGCGTCCTGCGCCTGCTCCGTGGAGAGGTAGTTGATGACGAACTCGTTGGCGGCCAGCTTGTTCTTGGACTCCGCGGAGACGAAGAACGCGTTGACGCCCACGAACGGCTGCGCGGGCTGGTCACCCATGGCCGGGATGGGCTCGACCGCGAAGTCGACGCCGGCCTTCTGCGCGTCCTCCACGTTCCAGGGGCCGGTCAGGAAGTACGCGGCCTGGCCCTTGAAGAACTGCTCCTTGGCGATGTCGCCGGTCATGTTGGGGTTGAACATGCCCGTGCCCTCGGGACCGTGCTCCGCTAGCTTGGCGGCGAAGGCCTCGCCCTCGGGGCCGCCCATGGCCAGCGAGCTGACGTCGTAGGAGCCGTCGGCCTTCTGCGTGAAGACGGGGGCGCCCATCGAGGTCTGGAAGGGGTACAGGTGGTAGGGGTCGCCCTGGACGGGGTCCAGGCCGACGACGAAGCCGTACTTGGCCTTGCCCTCGTCCACGACCTTCTGGCTCTCGGTCACGAGCTCGTCGAAGGTCTTCGGGGCGGTCTGCGCGAGCGCGGTGTTGCGCAGCAGCGCGATGTTCTCCACCGAGTAGGGCACGCCCCAGGTCTTGCCCTGGTAGGTCACGGCCTGCACGGCGGTCTCGGAGAACTCGCCGGCCTTCTGCCCCATCTCCAGGGGCTCGATGACGCCGTTCTGGACGAGCGCGCCGATCCAGTCGTGCGCACCGACGATCACGTCCGGGCCCTTGCCGGTGGGCGCCTGGGTGATGAAGTCGTCCCGCATGGAGGAGTTGTCCTTCACCACCAGGTTGACGGTGATGCCCTTCTCCTCCTTGAACTTCTTGGCCACGGCCTCCAGGGGGCCCTGACGGTTCTGGTCCACCCACATGGTGATGGTGGTGGCCCCGCCCTGGGTGAGGTCCTGGGAGGAGGAGGCCGCCCCGGCGGACGCGGAGCCCGCGGAGGAGGACGGGGCGGAGGAGGTGCCGCCCGAGCAGGCGCTCAGGGCCAGGGCGGAGACCGCGCCGGTGAGGGACAGGGCGAAGGTGCGGCGGGACATTCCGCCGGGGATGTTCGCAGTCATGGCTGCCTTTCGGTGCTGGGCGACCTCGTGGGATCGCCGTACGGCAGAGCCGCGGGCGGTCGCGCCGTCGCGACCGAGGTCGAAGCCGTCCGGGGGTCGGTGGGCCGACCCTGGACGGGATGGAAGAAGTGTAAGCGCTTCCAGTGTGGCGGTCCACACACACGGCCTCGGCGGCTGTTCGCCGCAGGAAACGGCAGAGCTGTCCGCGCCCGGGTCGCACAGGGGCCGGTGGAAACGTTTCCACTCCGTGCGTGGCGGGCCTAGGATGTGGCCCAGTTCACCCGCCTGACGGCGGCCCGGTTCGAGAGAAGCAGAGACCCCATGACCGGCATCAAGGACGTCGCGCACGTGGCCGGCGTCTCCACCGCGACGGCGTCGCGCGCGCTCACGGGCTCCGGCGCGGTGGCGGCGGCGACCCGCGCGCGCGTGCAGGACGCCGCCCGGGTGCTGGGCTACGTGCCGCACGCCCCCGCGGTATCCCTCGCCTCGAGCCGCACGGGCACGGTGGGGGTGGTGGTCCCGGACGTGAACCGCTGGTTCTTCGCGGCTGCGCTCGAGGGGATCGCCCACGAACTCATGGAGGAGGGCCTGGACCTGACCCTGCTCAACGCCGGGGTGTCCCCGGGCCACCGGGGGACCATCTTCTCCGAGCTGGTCCATCGCGGCCGGCTCGACGCGCTCGTCACGGTCTCCTTCAAGCTCAACGGCTTCGAACTGGCGGGTCTGGCGCGCCTGGGCCGGCCCGTCGTCGCACTCGGCGGCCTCGTGGACCCGGGCGTCGCGCTGCCCGACTGGTACACGGCCCTGCAGGTGGACGACGCGGCCGCGGCGACCCTCGCCGCCGAGCACCTGGTCGAGCTCGGGCATCGGGACGTCGCCTTCCTGGGCACCGTGCCCGAGGACGTGGAGTTCCAGGTGAGCACCGAGCGCACGCGCGGGTTCGAGCGGACCATGGCTCGGGCCGGCGTCCTCGTCCCGCCGCACCGGATGGTCGAGGCGGACTTCACCCTCGGCGGGGCCTGTCACCGGGTGCGCGCCCTGCTCGAGGGGCCGGGCCCGAGGCCGACCGCGATCCTGGCGATCTCGGATGAGATGGCCATGGGTGCGTGCATGGCCGCCCTGTCGCTGGGGCTGCGCGTGCCGGAGGACCTGTCCGTGATCGGCGTGGACGGGCACCCGGACGCCGCCCGCCTGGGCCTGACCACCGTGGACCAGACGCCGCGGGAGCAGGGCCGCCGGGCCGCCCGCCTCGTCGCCGAGACGCTGCGCGGCACGTCCGAGCCCCGCCGCATCCTGCACCGGCTCCACCTGCGCCGCCGCGCCAGCACCGCCCCGCCGCCCTAGGCGGCCGAACAGGCGACGGCGGTCCCGTCATCGCCCCCTCAGACCCCCTTCCACCCGGATCGTCGGGCACGTGCCTGCCCGTGAAAGGACCCCCCATGGCCTCCGTGACGTTCAAGTCCGCCACCTGCCAGTACCCCAACGCCCCCCGCCCCTCCGTGGACCGGCTGGACCTGGAGATCGCCGACGGCGAGTTCCTCGTGCTCGTGGGCCCCTCGGGCTGCGGCAAGTCCACCTCCCTGCGCATGCTCGCCGGCCTCGAGCCCCTCACCGGGGGGCGGGTGTTCCTGGGCGACCGGGACATCACCGACGTGGAGCCCAAGGACCGGGACATCGCGATGGTGTTCCAGAACTACGCCCTCTACCCGCACATGACCGTGGCGGACAACATGGGCTTCGCCCTGAAGATCGCGGGCGTGCCCGCGGACGAGAGCCGCCGGCGCGTGGAGGAGGCCGCCAAGCTCCTCGACCTCGAGCAGTTCCTGGACCGCAAGCCCAAGGCCCTCTCCGGCGGCCAGCGGCAGCGCGTGGCCATGGGCCGCGCGATCGTCCGGAACCCGCAGGTGTTCCTCATGGACGAGCCGCTGTCCAACCTGGACGCCAAGCTGCGCGTGCAGACCCGCGCCCAGATCGCGCAGCTGACCCGCCGGCTGGGGACCACCACCGTCTACGTGACCCATGACCAGACCGAGGCCATGACCATGGGCGACCGGGTGGCCGTGCTCAAGGACGGCCTGCTCCAGCAGGTGGACACGCCGCGCAACCTCTACGAGCGCCCGCGCAACGTCTTCGTTGCCGGGTTCATCGGCTCCCCGGCCATGAACATCCTGCGCCTGCCTCTGGCCGAGGGCGGCGTCCGATTCGGCTCCGCGGTGCTCCCGGTGGAGCGCGAGGTGCTGGCCTCCGCCGGCCGCGAGGTGGACCTCGGTGTGCGTCCGGAGGACCTGGAGATCACCTCGGGGGACGGCCTGGAGGTGGAGGTGGACACCGTGGAGGAGCTGGGCGCCGACGCCTACGTGTACGGCCACACCGTGCTGGACGGTCAGGAGCACATGATCACCCTGCGCACCGGGGGCTACACCGCTCCGGGCAAGGGGTCGGTGGTCCGTGTGCTCCCGCACCACGACCGCGTGCACCTGTTCCACGCCGAGAGCGGCGAGCGCCTCAACGGCTGAGGCCCTCGACATCACAACGCCGGGCGCCCCTTCGCGCGGAAGGGGCGCCCGGCGTCGTCGTGCTCGCGCCCTTCCCGCCTCGCCGCTCGGGGGCGGGCGGGGGAGCAACCGGGGTTGACGCCGGGGCGTGTCGTCAACCATGGTTGACGCATGGCATCCCCCGACCTCCCCGAGCCGACGACGGCGCCCGGCGCCGCCGGAACGGACCTCGCCGCCGCGGCCGCGGACGTGCAGGACCCCCAGCGGGGCCTGCGCGCCGTGGCCGCGCTGCGCCGTCTCACCGACGAGCTCGAGCTGACCCAGGTGGAGGCCGCGCTCGCGGCCGGCCTCGGCTGGCCCGAGATCGCCGCCGCGCTCGGCGTGACCCGCCAGGCCGCGCACAAGAAGTTCAGCCGCCGCGTCAGCACCGAGCTGCGCCGCCCCCGACGGACGGAGACCCGATGACCCGCCTGACCGACACCCTCACCGCCCTGCCCGGCCGCCTCGTGGCGAAGCCCGCCGCCACCCGCCGTGCCCTGGCCACCGCCCAGGACCTCGCCGCGGCAGCGTGGCACGAGGCGGACGCCGCCGGCCGCGACGCCGTCACCCTCGACGACCTGCTGGTCGCCTTCGCCCTGGTGGGCGGGCCGGTGGGTCGGACCCTCGCCGCCCACGGCCTGACGGCGGAGGTGCTGCGTGCCGGCGTGCGCGACCGGGACGCCTCCGACCTCGCCGCCCTCGGCATCACCCCGCCGCCGGCCGCCGAGCCGGTGCGCGTCCCGGGGCGTCTGGACCCGCGGCGCTCCTTCCGTCTGGATCCGGAGGCCGCCCGCTTCCTGGAGAAGGCCGCCGGGTCCCCGGCCACGCTTCTTCAGGAGCTGGCGGAGCATCCCTCCGGTCGCCCGGCCGCCGCCCTGCGCTCCGCGGGCGCCGATCTGTCCGCCCTGCGCGGGGCCCTCATCGGCCTCGGCGACGACCAGGCCGAGGACAACGAGCCCGCCGCCCCGATCCCCGGCCTGCTCGACGGGCATCGGGAGACCACGCGGCGGGGCCGGCGCTGGGTGCCGGTGTCCGCGGAGGCGGTGGGCGCCGTCGTCGGCGATGCGGAGGCGATGCGTCCGCTCCTGCTCCCCGAGGCCGAGGGGGCGGGCCAGGAGGTGCGGGTCGCCCCGGGCCTGCTGGCGAGCAGAGTGAAGGGCCGCCCCTTCGAGTACCGCCTCGTCCGTGATGCCGACGTCGACGGCGCCCGCGAGCTGGTCTGGCAGATGTTCTGGCCCGAGGGTGTGCGCCCGCGGGGCGAGGGCGCGGATCCGCGCGGCGCCTATCTGCACGTCCGGATCGAGCCCGACGACGGCGGGTCCGTCCTCACCCTGACCCGCGGCGTGCGGGGCTTCGGCCGACTCGGCGGGATTGTCGGACCGCTGATGGCGGTCTTCGGCGGCTCGGGGAACCGGGGCATGCTCCGCGGGATCCTGGAGCAGGCCCGCCGGGGCTGAGGCGCCCTCCGGACGGCAGTCTCGGACATCCACGTGTGGTCGTATGTGCGCCGAAGCCGTGCACACCTATGCTCGCGCCATGAGCGACGACGTCCCCGCCCTGACCGTGGACACCCTGCTGACCGGCCCCCGCGGGCGGGACCTGTGCTTCGCCCTGCTGCCCGACCCGCCGCCGACCCCGTTCGGGCCCGTGCCCGCGGACGCGGCCGAGGCGATGCGCGCGGCCGTCGGACGCTGGGACCCCGCCTCGCTCACCCGCTCCACCCTGCACGCGGCGCTCCTGACGAGCGTGGACGACGCGATGTACTGGCAGGCGCCGTGGGAGCACGAGGCGTTCCTCGCCGCGGACGGTGTGGCGGAGGCGTTGCGCCCGGTGGCCGAGGTCGTGGTCGCCCACCCGGACACCGCGTGGTGGACCCGGCCGTGCCCGGTGCGGCAGTGGAGCCTGCACCCGTGGGAGCATCCGGCGGTCGGCGGACGTCCCGAGGGGGTGCCCGCGGAGCCCATCGAGCGGTTCTTGACGGAGGCCGAGGACGACGAGCGCCGGTTCCGGGCCTGGCGAGAGGCGGGCGAGGGCCCGGTGGGCGGGATCTGGTGGACTCAGCCCCCCATGCGCTTCACCCGCGCGCAGATCCCGGAGGCCTTTGACCTCATCGAGGACTCCGACGCTCCCGAGGAGGTCTCCGCCTACCCCGTGCGCGGCCACGGGCGGGTCCTGGAGATCCGCGGACCGGAGGACTGGGTGGCGCTGTGCCGGGAGCATCCGTTCGAGGTCACCGAGTCCCGGCGCGCGGACTGGGGTGCCGTCACAGGCCGGCAGGGCCGCTGGTTCCTGCCGGACTGGCGGTCCGTGGCGCGCGACTGGGACGGGCTCCACCTCACCGTGGCCGGCTACCTGTCCACGGCCACCCGCGCCCTGATGTTGGACGACCCCTCCACGGGCGCCCTCACCGACGACGGCGGCGGGCGCGCCTGCCTGATGGCCGGCTTCGATCCGGACGCGACACTCTGGCTGACGGACGTGGTGCGGCCTCTGCCCGCCGAGGAGGAGCCGACGCAGCGCTGGGAGGGCGAGCCCACCCGCCGCCACCGCGCGGGGGAGCGGTGAGCGTGCGGGCCGCGGTCCGGGGTCACAGAGGTGGGACGTGGGCGGGCGTCGCCGTCGTGCTGGCTGGCGGAATGCTCGCACTGACCGGCTGCGGGGTCGGCGAGCGCCTGCTGTGGGGCGAGGAGGGGTACGCCGTGAAGGAGGCCGCCCGCTCGGTGATCGACGCCGTGGCCGCGGGCGAGGCCCCTGCGGTGTGCGACGGCGTCGACGTGGACTTCGGCGAGCCCGACGACTGGCGCGGGGCCGGCGCGGGGGAGCCCGAGCGGATCGACGGGCGGTGGCACATCAACGTGGAGGTGCGCGAGGGCGTGCCCCGGGTGGGGGAGCCCATGCCGGGTGACCTCGTCTTCGGCGAGACCCCCGACGGCCTCTGCCTCCAGGAGCACCTGCCGTCCATCCCGGTCGACGTCGGTCCGGGCTGAGCCGGCCGTCCCGCCCCCGGACCCCGGTGACTTAAGAGGTGAACCGCACGCCGTAGGATGTCCGCCATGTCCGACGCCGCCCCCGCTGCCTCGCACCGCGCCCCCGCCGACGTCGTCCCCTGGCTGGACGAGGAGGAGCGCAGCGCCTTCCTGGCGCTGATGTCCGTGGTCCTGCGGCTGGAGCCCACCCTCGACGCCCAGCTCCGCCGCGAGGCCGGGGTGACCCACTTCGAGTACTCCGTCCTCGCGAACCTCTCCGAGGCCGACGGCGGCCGACGCCGCATGAGCGAGCTCGCCCACCTCTCCTCCGGCTCCCTGCCGCGCCTGTCCCAGGTGGTCACCCGGCTCGAGAAGCGCGGCTGGGTGCAGCGCCGCCCGGACCCCGAGGACGGGCGCTACACCCTGGCCGTCCTCACCGACGACGGCCGCGCCGCCGTCGAGGCGGCCGCCCCCGGCCACGTGGCGGAGGTGCGGCGCACCGTCGTCGACCCTCTCACCCGGGCCCAGCTGCGTCAGCTCACCGCGATCGGCCGGCGGATCATGGCCCAGATCGACCCCGAGGACCGCTGCCTCGAGGGCTGAGGCGCACCGCGGCGTCCACCGCCGCAGCGGCGCCCACGCCCACCAGGTACAGAAGCAGGTCCGACCACAGGAAGCCCGTGCCCAGCACGAGCCGGGCGGGCGGGAACGCCTGGCCCAGGTCCGCGGGGATGCCCGTGAGCTGGAACAGCTCGATCGCCGCGCAGATCCCGAACGCCGCAGCGGCCAGGGCGGCCGTCCGCACCCGCGGCGCGCAGAACCCCGCCAGCAGGTAGATCAGCACGGCGTACAGGGCGTCGCCGACCGGGCCGGTCCACCACGCCGTCCCGGGCACGCCGCGCAGCCCCAGGCGCACCGCCAGCCCCGCGGCCACCGTGACCACCGCCGCGAGGGCGAGGCCGAGGCGGCGACGGGCGAGCGACGTCGTGGTCGGCGTCGTCGAGGCGGGGGAGGGCCCGGAGGCAGGGGAGCGCATGGCACCGAGCCTGCCGCCTGACCCGCGCGGCCGCATCCACCCCGGGGACCATCCCCGCGTGCCCTCCCTCCTCCCGGGGGAGGAGCGGGCCGGGGCGATGGGACACTGGGCGCATGGGTCTGATCGCGGTGGTGCTGCTCTGCACGCTGGTCGGCGGCGCCCTCCAGCGGGTGAGCGGCATGGGTGTGGGAATGATCGCCGCGCCCGCGTTCACCCTGCTGCTCGGCCCCGCCGCCGGGGTGTCCCTGAGCAACGCCGCCGCGGTGGTGTCCGCGGTCCTGCTCACCCTGGTCCTCCGCCGCGACGTCGACTGGGCCCGCTTCCTGCGTCTGGCCCCGCTGCTAGTGGCCGGCTCGCTCGCGGGGGCGTGGGCCGTGCGCGTGCTCGACGTCGCCTGGCTGGAGGTGGTGCTGGGCGCCTCCATCCTCGTGGCGATCGCCGCCTCCCTCGGTCTCCAGCGGCGCCTGGCCGTGCGCGGCCCCGGCGCGGCGCTCGCCTCCGGAGCCGTGGCCGGGTTCATGAACACCACCGCAGGGGTGGCCGGGCCGGCGCTCGCGGTCTACGCGGTGGCCTCGCGCTGGGACCAGCGGTCCTGGGCCGCCACGCTGCAGCCGATCTTCCTGCTGGCCAATGTCACCTCGCTGGCCACCAAGTCGCTGCTCGGCGCGGCGGGCCTGGATGCGGGCATGCCCGTCGGTGTGGGGGTGGCGGTCCTCGTAGGGGTCCCCTCCGGGATCCTCCTGGGCGGGCTGATCGCCCGGCGGGTGCCGGCCGGCCGGGCACGCGGGCTGGCGCTGGTGCTGGCGGGCACGGGCGGCGCCGTCGCGCTGGTGCGGGGCCTGCTGGCCCTCTGACGGCCCGGGTCAGCAGCCGCGCGGGGCGCGCCAGCCGTCGCCGAGGACCACGCCGCGTGCGGCGAGGAACGGCGCGGGGTCCCGCGGCTCGCCGTCCACGCGCAGCTCCAGGTGCAGATGGGGCGCCGTGGCGGTGCCTGTCTCGCCGACCTCCGCCAGCACGTCCCCGGCCGAGACCCGCTGCCCCTCCTCGACGACGGCGCTGCCGGTGCGCGCGTGCGCGTAGAGCCACTGCCGCCCACCGGGCTCGTCCACGAGGATCACGTTGCCGCCGGCCTCCCCGCCGAGGTCCGCGCCCGTGACCACGCCGTCCGAGACCGCGCGGAACGGGGTCCCCTCCGGCACGCGGCCCAGGTCGGTCCCCCGGTGGTCCGTCAGGCGGTCCTCGTCCCTGGCGCCGGGCGGCACGCTGCCCTCGCCGAAGGGGTTGGCGCGCGGGCCGAAGCAGGACGTCACCGGCCCCAGGAACGGCGCGGAGTAGCCGTGGGCGGACAGCGGCGGCACCGCGGTGGGCTCGGGCGCCCGGGAGCGGAGCAGGCCGCGCTCCCATCCGGCCGCCGAGGACTCGCCGTCGCCGTCGGGCGTCCGGCCCTCGGGGCGGGAGCCCGGGCCGAAGGCGAGCACCAGGGAGACGACGAGCACCAGGAAGGCCATGGCGGCCAGGGCGGAGAGCACGGCGGCCGCGGCGGAGGCGCCGCGGGGCGTCGAGCGGGTCATCCGTCCAGTCTGGCATGGGGCACTGGCGCCGATCGTCCCCGGATC
This Micrococcus flavus DNA region includes the following protein-coding sequences:
- a CDS encoding ABC transporter ATP-binding protein, which produces MASVTFKSATCQYPNAPRPSVDRLDLEIADGEFLVLVGPSGCGKSTSLRMLAGLEPLTGGRVFLGDRDITDVEPKDRDIAMVFQNYALYPHMTVADNMGFALKIAGVPADESRRRVEEAAKLLDLEQFLDRKPKALSGGQRQRVAMGRAIVRNPQVFLMDEPLSNLDAKLRVQTRAQIAQLTRRLGTTTVYVTHDQTEAMTMGDRVAVLKDGLLQQVDTPRNLYERPRNVFVAGFIGSPAMNILRLPLAEGGVRFGSAVLPVEREVLASAGREVDLGVRPEDLEITSGDGLEVEVDTVEELGADAYVYGHTVLDGQEHMITLRTGGYTAPGKGSVVRVLPHHDRVHLFHAESGERLNG
- a CDS encoding ABC transporter permease subunit — encoded protein: MSTTSTAPDRTGAPDDDAPARRRGAAGRGPDGLTGTLVKIVLLGLVDAFAGFVLFQLAAAGDWVVFAVTLAVTLLINWIYLRRGGLPAKYLAPGVFFLVLFQVFVVLYSSYIAFTNYGDGHNSDKPAAIEAIQRSSSVRVPDSPAYPVTVVDRGGELHLLTVQDGQAMVGSSESPLEPVEAEVSGDRPVAAEGYTPLTFGDLLSRQGEVAELDVPLSDDPAAGSLKTQDGSVAYAYAPALKYDAASDTFTDTQDGTVYRDNGEGQFAAEDGSTLQNGWRVFVGLENFTKAFTDPQLRDPLIRVTVWTFAFAFLSVATTFVLGLLLAITFNKATMRGRRVYRVLMILPYAFPAFLSGLVWSGLLNPEFGFVNSTLFGGADIQWLTDPWLAKFSVLLVNLWLGFPYMFLVTTGALQSLPEDVDEAAKMDGASAWRIFRSIKLPLLLVSVAPLLISSFAFNFNNFNIIYMLTGGGPQFPDASGNIGATDILITVVYKTAFSGVGRDFGLASALSIVIFLIVATVSAVSFSRTKALEEINS
- a CDS encoding LacI family DNA-binding transcriptional regulator encodes the protein MTGIKDVAHVAGVSTATASRALTGSGAVAAATRARVQDAARVLGYVPHAPAVSLASSRTGTVGVVVPDVNRWFFAAALEGIAHELMEEGLDLTLLNAGVSPGHRGTIFSELVHRGRLDALVTVSFKLNGFELAGLARLGRPVVALGGLVDPGVALPDWYTALQVDDAAAATLAAEHLVELGHRDVAFLGTVPEDVEFQVSTERTRGFERTMARAGVLVPPHRMVEADFTLGGACHRVRALLEGPGPRPTAILAISDEMAMGACMAALSLGLRVPEDLSVIGVDGHPDAARLGLTTVDQTPREQGRRAARLVAETLRGTSEPRRILHRLHLRRRASTAPPP
- a CDS encoding sugar ABC transporter substrate-binding protein, giving the protein MTANIPGGMSRRTFALSLTGAVSALALSACSGGTSSAPSSSAGSASAGAASSSQDLTQGGATTITMWVDQNRQGPLEAVAKKFKEEKGITVNLVVKDNSSMRDDFITQAPTGKGPDVIVGAHDWIGALVQNGVIEPLEMGQKAGEFSETAVQAVTYQGKTWGVPYSVENIALLRNTALAQTAPKTFDELVTESQKVVDEGKAKYGFVVGLDPVQGDPYHLYPFQTSMGAPVFTQKADGSYDVSSLAMGGPEGEAFAAKLAEHGPEGTGMFNPNMTGDIAKEQFFKGQAAYFLTGPWNVEDAQKAGVDFAVEPIPAMGDQPAQPFVGVNAFFVSAESKNKLAANEFVINYLSTEQAQDALYQEGKRAPALTASFDKAAEDEVVKAFGEIAKEGVPMPAAPEMGAVFEYWGSAEMRIIKGEAEPAEAWKKMVSDIEGKLGK
- a CDS encoding sulfite exporter TauE/SafE family protein, translated to MGLIAVVLLCTLVGGALQRVSGMGVGMIAAPAFTLLLGPAAGVSLSNAAAVVSAVLLTLVLRRDVDWARFLRLAPLLVAGSLAGAWAVRVLDVAWLEVVLGASILVAIAASLGLQRRLAVRGPGAALASGAVAGFMNTTAGVAGPALAVYAVASRWDQRSWAATLQPIFLLANVTSLATKSLLGAAGLDAGMPVGVGVAVLVGVPSGILLGGLIARRVPAGRARGLALVLAGTGGAVALVRGLLAL
- a CDS encoding M23 family metallopeptidase, whose protein sequence is MTRSTPRGASAAAAVLSALAAMAFLVLVVSLVLAFGPGSRPEGRTPDGDGESSAAGWERGLLRSRAPEPTAVPPLSAHGYSAPFLGPVTSCFGPRANPFGEGSVPPGARDEDRLTDHRGTDLGRVPEGTPFRAVSDGVVTGADLGGEAGGNVILVDEPGGRQWLYAHARTGSAVVEEGQRVSAGDVLAEVGETGTATAPHLHLELRVDGEPRDPAPFLAARGVVLGDGWRAPRGC
- a CDS encoding MarR family winged helix-turn-helix transcriptional regulator produces the protein MSDAAPAASHRAPADVVPWLDEEERSAFLALMSVVLRLEPTLDAQLRREAGVTHFEYSVLANLSEADGGRRRMSELAHLSSGSLPRLSQVVTRLEKRGWVQRRPDPEDGRYTLAVLTDDGRAAVEAAAPGHVAEVRRTVVDPLTRAQLRQLTAIGRRIMAQIDPEDRCLEG
- a CDS encoding ribosomal maturation YjgA family protein, whose protein sequence is MRSPASGPSPASTTPTTTSLARRRLGLALAAVVTVAAGLAVRLGLRGVPGTAWWTGPVGDALYAVLIYLLAGFCAPRVRTAALAAAAFGICAAIELFQLTGIPADLGQAFPPARLVLGTGFLWSDLLLYLVGVGAAAAVDAAVRLSPRGSGPRGRSGP